From one Lotus japonicus ecotype B-129 chromosome 3, LjGifu_v1.2 genomic stretch:
- the LOC130746026 gene encoding serine/arginine-rich splicing factor RS41-like isoform X3, with translation MEDERDAEYAIRRLDRTEFGRKGRRIRVEWTKQERDSRRSADSRKPASNMKPSKTLFIINFDPVHTRTRDLERHFDPYGKISNIRIRRNFAFIQYESLEDATRALEATNLSKFMDRVITVEYAIRDDDDRRDGQSPDRRGRVSPDGRYGRGRSPSPYRRGRGSPDYGHGSNPASRPEPRGSPKYERAESPQNGRYDSRSPPPRDRSRS, from the exons ATGGAAGACGAACGTGATGCTGAATATGCAATCAGAAGACTTGATAGAACAGAATTTGGTAGAAAGGGGCGCCGGATTCGCGTTGAGTGGACTAAG CAAGAACGTGACAGTAGAAGGTCTGCTGATTCAAGAAAACCTGCATCGAATATGAAACCGTCCAAGACTTTGTTTATTATAAATTTTGATCCTGTACATACCAGGACAAGGGATCTGGAGAGACACTTTGATCCCTATGGGAAAATATCAAATATAAGGATCAGAAGGAATTTTGCTTTTATTCAGTATGAATCCTTGGAGGATGCCACTAGAGCTTTGGAGGCAACTAACCTGAG CAAGTTTATGGATCGTGTTATCACAGTAGAGTATGCTATAAGAGATGATGATGACAGAAGGGATGGACAAAGTCCTGATAGAAGAGGTCGTGTTTCTCCTGATGGGAGATATGGTCGTGGAAGATCCCCGAGTCCATATCGTAGAGGCAGGGGTAGCCCGGATTATGGTCATGGATCAAATCCAGCTTCCAGACCAGAACCAAGAGGAAGCCCCAAGTATGAACGTGCTGAAAGCCCGCAAAATGGGAGATATGATAG CCGGTCTCCACCACCCCGAGATAGGTCGCGATCCTGA
- the LOC130746029 gene encoding protein CELLULOSE SYNTHASE INTERACTIVE 3-like — protein MVEDCGEAVAVDTRSTEEWLLQAQELVPVALAKAKEVKGFTVRWKMIISKLEQIPSRLSDLSSHPCFSKNALCKEQLQAVSKTLREAIELAEFCVKEKYEGKLRMQSDLDALTGKLDLNLKDCGLLIKTGVLGEATLPLALTVNGPIAESDITTHSNIRELLARLQIGHLEAKHKALDKLYDAMREDEKNVLAVLGRSNVAALVQLLTATSPRIREKTVTVICSLVESGSGENWLVSEGVLPPLIRLVESGSTVGKEKAVVSLQRLSMSADTTRAIVGHGGVPPLIELCQSGESVSQAAAACALKNISSVPEVRQVLAEEGVVKVMINLLNFGILLGSKEYAAECLQNLTASNENLRRSVVSEGGVRSLLDYLDGPLPQECAVGALRNLVGSVSEEVLVSLGLIPRLVHVLKSGSLGAQQAAVSVICRICSSMEMKKMVGEAGCIPLLVKVLEAKANGIREVSAQAIASLMVLSQNRREVKKDDKSVPNLVQLLDPSPQNTAKKYAVSCLGSLSSCKKCKKLMVSYGAIGYLKKLSEMEIPGAKKLLERLERGKLRSLFSRK, from the coding sequence ATGGTGGAAGATTGTGGAGAAGCAGTAGCTGTAGACACCCGTTCCACAGAAGAATGGTTGTTGCAGGCACAAGAGCTTGTTCCTGTTGCTCTTGCCAAGGCAAAAGAGGTTAAAGGGTTCACTGTTAGGTGGAAGATGATCATTTCAAAATTGGAACAAATCCCATCACGTTTATCAGACTTGTCTAGCCACCCCTGCTTCTCCAAGAACGCTCTTTGCAAGGAGCAATTGCAGGCTGTGTCAAAGACCCTCAGAGAGGCCATTGAATTGGCTGAGTTCTGTGTGAAGGAGAAGTACGAGGGCAAGCTTCGTATGCAGAGTGATCTTGATGCATTAACAGGAAAGCTTGATTTGAATTTAAAGGATTGTGGATTGTTGATCAAAACCGGTGTGCTCGGTGAGGCTACTTTGCCATTGGCGTTAACCGTGAATGGTCCTATAGCAGAATCAGATATTACAACACATAGCAACATAAGGGAACTACTTGCACGCCTTCAGATTGGTCATTTGGAAGCAAAGCACAAAGCTTTGGATAAACTCTATGATGCTATGagagaagatgagaagaacgtTTTGGCTGTTCTAGGTAGGAGCAATGTTGCTGCTTTAGTTCAATTGCTCACAGCAACATCTCCAAGGATAAGGGAAAAAACAGTCACTGTTATATGCTCTCTTGTCGAATCAGGAAGCGGCGAAAACTGGCTAGTTTCTGAAGGAGTTCTTCCACCTCTCATAAGACTAGTTGAGTCTGGCAGTACTGTTGGTAAAGAGAAGGCTGTAGTATCTCTCCAGAGGCTGTCAATGTCAGCGGATACAACCCGCGCAATCGTTGGACACGGCGGGGTTCCTCCGTTGATTGAGCTTTGTCAATCTGGTGAATCTGTGTCACAGGCTGCTGCTGCTTGTGCTTTGAAGAATATATCTTCTGTTCCTGAAGTGAGACAGGTTCTGGCTGAAGAAGGTGTTGTGAAGGTTATGATCAATCTCCTAAATTTTGGAATTTTGCTTGGTTCCAAAGAGTATGCTGCAGAGTGCTTGCAGAATCTCACTGCAAGCAATGAAAATCTGAGAAGGTCTGTGGTATCCGAAGGCGGTGTTCGGAGTCTCCTGGATTATCTTGATGGACCTCTTCCCCAAgaatgtgctgttggagcattGAGGAACCTTGTTGGATCAGTTTCCGAGGAAGTTTTGGTTTCTCTCGGTTTGATTCCCCGTTTGGTTCATGTGCTCAAGTCTGGATCCTTAGGTGCTCAGCAAGCCGCTGTGTCTGTTATCTGCAGGATTTGCAGCTCAatggagatgaagaagatggttgGTGAAGCTGGATGCATCCCTCTTCTTGTGAAGGTGCTTGAAGCTAAAGCAAACGGTATTAGAGAGGTTTCTGCTCAAGCAATTGCAAGCTTGATGGTTTTGTCCCAGAACCGGAGAGAAGTTAAGAAGGATGATAAAAGTGTGCCAAACCTGGTTCAGTTGCTTGATCCGAGTCCTCAAAACACTGCAAAAAAGTATGCGGTTTCTTGCCTTGGATCACTCTCCTCATGTAAGAAATGTAAGAAACTGATGGTTTCTTATGGAGCAATTGGGTATCTGAAGAAGCTTTCAGAGATGGAGATTCCAGGAGCTAAAAAGCTGCTTGAGCGGttagaaagagggaaattgagaAGCTTGTTCAGCAGAAAATAG
- the LOC130746026 gene encoding serine/arginine-rich splicing factor RS41-like isoform X2, whose product MTFAQCSISDMFQHRNHDDFATVAGFAFVYMEDERDAEYAIRRLDRTEFGRKGRRIRVEWTKQERDSRRSADSRKPASNMKPSKTLFIINFDPVHTRTRDLERHFDPYGKISNIRIRRNFAFIQYESLEDATRALEATNLSKFMDRVITVEYAIRDDDDRRDGQSPDRRGRVSPDGRYGRGRSPSPYRRGRGSPDYGHGSNPASRPEPRGSPKYERAESPQNGRYDSRSPPPRDRSRS is encoded by the exons ATGACTTTTGCTCAGTGTTCAATTTCCGACATGTTTCAACATAGAAACCATGATGATTTCGCAACTGTGGCAG GATTTGCTTTTGTCTACATGGAAGACGAACGTGATGCTGAATATGCAATCAGAAGACTTGATAGAACAGAATTTGGTAGAAAGGGGCGCCGGATTCGCGTTGAGTGGACTAAG CAAGAACGTGACAGTAGAAGGTCTGCTGATTCAAGAAAACCTGCATCGAATATGAAACCGTCCAAGACTTTGTTTATTATAAATTTTGATCCTGTACATACCAGGACAAGGGATCTGGAGAGACACTTTGATCCCTATGGGAAAATATCAAATATAAGGATCAGAAGGAATTTTGCTTTTATTCAGTATGAATCCTTGGAGGATGCCACTAGAGCTTTGGAGGCAACTAACCTGAG CAAGTTTATGGATCGTGTTATCACAGTAGAGTATGCTATAAGAGATGATGATGACAGAAGGGATGGACAAAGTCCTGATAGAAGAGGTCGTGTTTCTCCTGATGGGAGATATGGTCGTGGAAGATCCCCGAGTCCATATCGTAGAGGCAGGGGTAGCCCGGATTATGGTCATGGATCAAATCCAGCTTCCAGACCAGAACCAAGAGGAAGCCCCAAGTATGAACGTGCTGAAAGCCCGCAAAATGGGAGATATGATAG CCGGTCTCCACCACCCCGAGATAGGTCGCGATCCTGA
- the LOC130746028 gene encoding F-box protein At1g47056-like, which produces MMFSSHMILTSTLREMREIRIFKIMSTKKQTNKEQMKTMSAGDMYFLPEECWECVFKFLNNNNHDHHHLESLSLVSKQFLSITNRIRFSLAVHDDLLPFLPRLLHRFPNLTSLDLTRFRGDLDALLLQISRFPLRRLTSLDFSHHETFPANGLRALAENTKTLTSLTSSEGSLATADLHLITDCFPFLQELDIRIKVHDHFPLALPKLLRKVTLYCGPFNINDAELISVCNNCEFLQELAIPDCASITQHGIASAIRQRPGLRSFFVGKFKFERGDFESPFITASFIDSLVSLKSLTCLVFRDSFISDELLCSVAEEGLPLRKLVLDYCRNYTYAGISCLLSRCKFVQHLALRSAEFLNDQLVADLSVFLGNLISIDLSCCQRFTELTLFALIRNCSLLREIEMEISGIGQKNNYLMNCCVNPHVKFLHLAWSSCMRGEILKKLSFVCPNLELLDLRFCFQSKLSEGVVEVLRRCSKIRHLSLGHGSTVKLHGVNFEVPNVEVLSFAHSGIGDGTLSVVSKSFCRLKYLDLESCPNVTAKGVRKVVENCKQLREIKLKNCKHVAGDVVDWMVFSRPTLRKIMAPPDFKRSASQDELFLRHGCRVCR; this is translated from the exons ATGATGTTTTCTTCACATATGATTTTGACCTCCACTTtgagagaaatgagagaaattCGAATATTTAAGATAATGTCTACAAAGAAACAAACAAATAAGGAACAAATGAAAACAATGTCGGCAGGAGATATGTACTTTTTACCAGAGGAGTGTTGGGAATGTGTCTTCAAATtcctcaacaacaacaaccacgaCCACCATCACTTGGAGTCTCTGTCCCTTGTCTCCAAGCAATTCCTCTCCATCACCAACCGCATCCGATTCTCCCTCGCCGTCCACGACGACCTACTCCCCTTCCTCCCTCGCCTCCTCCACAGGTTCCCCAACCTCACCTCCCTCGACCTCACGCGCTTCCGCGGTGACCTCGACGCGCTTCTCCTCCAAATCTCGCGTTTCCCCTTGCGCCGCCTCACATCGCTTGACTTCTCGCACCATGAAACGTTTCCGGCAAATGGGTTGCGAGCTTTGGCCGAAAACACGAAAACCTTGACCTCCCTCACCTCCTCCGAGGGTTCTCTCGCAACCGCCGACCTCCACCTCATCACCGATTGTTTCCCTTTCCTCCAAGAACTCGACATTCGCATCAAGGTACATGACCATTTTCCCCTGGCGCTTCCCAAGCTCCTCCGCAAGGTTACTCTCTATTGCGGACCCTTCAACATCAACGACGCAGAGCTTATCAGTGTGTGCAACAACTGTGAGTTTCTCCAAGAATTGGCGATCCCTGATTGCGCTTCTATAACCCAACATGGCATTGCTTCCGCGATCCGCCAGAGACCCGGATTGAGGTCTTTCTTCGTTGGCAAATTTAAATTTGAGAGAGGGGATTTTGAGAGTCCCTTTATCACCGCAAGCTTCATTGATTCGTTGGTGAGTTTGAAGAGCTTGACTTGTCTTGTTTTTAGGGATTCGTTCATCTCGGATGAGTTGCTCTGCTCTGTTGCAGAGGAAGGTCTTCCTTTGAGGAAGCTTGTCCTCGATTATTGCCGCAATTACACCTATGCTGGAATCTCTTGCTTGTTGTCAAGGTGTAAGTTTGTCCAGCACTTGGCTCTTCGaagtgctgagtttctgaatgatCAGCTTGTGGCAGACTTGTCTGTGTTTCTGGGTAATTTGATATCTATAGACCTTAGTTGCTGTCAGAGGTTCACAGAGTTAACCCTTTTTGCACTTATCAGGAACTGTTCTTTGCTCCGTGAGATCGAAATGGAGATATCAGGGATTGGGCAaaagaataattatttaatGAATTGTTGTGTGAACCCTCATGTGAAGTTTCTCCATTTGGCTTGGAGTTCATGTATGCGAGGTGAAATACTCAAAAAGTTGAGTTTTGTCTGCCCCAATTTGGAGCTTCTTGACTTGAGATTTTGCTTTCAGTCTAAACTATCTGAAGGTGTTGTTGAAGTTTTGAGGAGATGCAGTAAGATTAGGCATTTGAGCCTAGGCCACGGTTCAACAGTGAAGCTGCATGGGGTGAACTTTGAAGTTCCCAATGTGGAGGTGTTGAGCTTCGCGCATTCAGGAATTGGTGATGGAACACTCTCTGTGGTCTCAAAGAGTTTTTGTAGGCTTAAGTACCTGGACCTGGAATCTTGTCCTAATGTAACAGCCAAGGGAGTGAGGAAAGTAGTAGAAAACTGCAAACAACTGAGAGAGATAAAATTGAAGAACTGTAAACATGTGGCTGGTGATGTTGTTGATTGGATGGTATTTTCAAGGCCAACACTGAGAAAGATAATGGCTCCACCTGATTTTAAACGAAGTGCCAGCCAGGATGAACTCTTCTTGCGTCATGGATGTCGTGTCTGCAG GTAG